The following proteins are co-located in the Pontiella desulfatans genome:
- a CDS encoding mechanosensitive ion channel family protein, whose amino-acid sequence MITEVAEILNLSEPMAEKLVYTLSAVVVLFLVKMLTTKVVCRKVDDDKRRYHVRKTITYGYTFVLVAMLASIWFKGMASLGTFLGLASAGLAVALHDAIANMAGFFFIEARKPFRVGDRIEIGDVQGDVIDIRLFQFSIVEVGNWVDADQSTGRIVHVPNSLALREPCHNSHIGFEYIWNEVPVLITFESDWKHAKEILLRIGKENAEHLSSKAQEQIRRAARKYLIVAGKLTPTVYTSVKDSGVLLTIRYLVDPRQRRGTEQKIWEDILDAFAAEPRIDLAYPTTRFYSLNETRPAATETQA is encoded by the coding sequence ATGATTACGGAAGTTGCTGAAATCCTGAACCTCTCGGAACCCATGGCCGAGAAGCTGGTCTACACCCTCTCTGCGGTTGTGGTGCTCTTTCTCGTAAAGATGCTCACCACGAAAGTCGTGTGCCGGAAAGTGGACGACGACAAGCGGCGCTACCACGTGCGCAAGACGATCACCTATGGCTACACCTTCGTGCTGGTGGCGATGCTGGCTTCCATCTGGTTCAAGGGCATGGCCTCGCTCGGCACGTTCCTGGGTTTGGCCTCCGCCGGTTTGGCGGTTGCGCTGCACGATGCCATCGCCAACATGGCGGGGTTTTTCTTTATTGAGGCGCGCAAGCCGTTTCGCGTGGGGGACCGCATCGAAATCGGCGATGTGCAAGGCGATGTGATCGATATCCGTCTTTTCCAGTTCAGCATTGTGGAGGTTGGCAATTGGGTGGATGCCGACCAGAGCACGGGGCGGATCGTCCATGTTCCCAACAGCTTGGCCTTGCGCGAGCCGTGCCACAACTCGCATATCGGCTTTGAATATATCTGGAACGAGGTGCCGGTGCTGATCACGTTCGAAAGCGACTGGAAACACGCCAAGGAGATCCTGTTGCGCATTGGGAAGGAGAATGCCGAGCATCTCTCTTCGAAGGCGCAGGAACAAATCCGCCGGGCTGCCCGGAAATATTTGATCGTGGCCGGCAAGCTGACGCCGACGGTCTACACGTCGGTCAAGGATTCCGGGGTGTTGCTCACCATCCGCTACCTCGTCGATCCGCGCCAGCGCCGCGGGACGGAGCAGAAGATATGGGAGGACATCCTCGATGCGTTCGCCGCCGAGCCGCGCATCGATCTGGCCTACCCGACCACCCGCTTCTATAGCCTCAACGAAACGCGGCCCGCCGCTACGGAGACCCAGGCATGA
- a CDS encoding methyltransferase domain-containing protein, whose amino-acid sequence MIGNRFSAAAETYDRHARPQLALAQSVVSMLPEIYPEQILELGSGTGQLTRLLTQRFPEVLIDAVDVAEKMILHSRAKFAKFPHINWIVGDAQTYWGGDRYPLIVSSSALHWVADLPKTCENIFECLEPGGTLALGMMLRGTLKELHELRESIAPEKTPDLTLPTYEETKACLQEAGFHLQRRKHSEEEIVYDDAKAFLKAIHEQGVTGGKVSTGNAPLNRSELSQLVADYQDAYASDGGVYATYETATFLLTRD is encoded by the coding sequence ATGATTGGAAACCGATTTTCAGCCGCAGCCGAAACCTACGACCGCCATGCCCGTCCGCAGTTGGCTCTGGCGCAATCCGTCGTGTCGATGCTGCCGGAAATCTACCCCGAACAAATCCTCGAACTCGGCTCCGGAACCGGCCAACTGACGCGCCTGCTCACCCAGCGCTTCCCGGAGGTACTGATCGACGCGGTCGATGTCGCCGAAAAAATGATTCTGCACAGCCGAGCCAAATTCGCCAAATTCCCACACATCAACTGGATTGTCGGCGATGCCCAGACCTATTGGGGCGGCGACCGCTATCCGCTGATTGTTTCCAGCTCGGCACTCCACTGGGTGGCCGACCTCCCGAAAACCTGCGAAAATATTTTCGAATGCCTCGAACCCGGCGGAACCCTCGCCCTGGGCATGATGCTCAGAGGCACCCTCAAAGAGTTGCATGAACTGCGCGAATCCATCGCCCCCGAAAAGACCCCCGATCTCACCTTGCCAACCTACGAGGAAACCAAGGCCTGCCTGCAGGAAGCCGGATTCCACCTCCAACGCCGCAAGCATTCCGAAGAGGAAATCGTATACGACGATGCCAAGGCCTTCCTCAAGGCCATCCACGAACAGGGCGTCACGGGCGGAAAAGTCAGCACCGGAAACGCCCCGCTCAACCGCTCCGAACTCAGCCAGCTCGTCGCCGACTACCAAGACGCCTACGCCTCCGACGGCGGCGTCTACGCCACCTACGAAACCGCCACCTTCCTCCTAACCCGGGATTAA
- a CDS encoding transposase: protein MRKPRILGTAEGNYYHVMSRVVDRRYVFGEEEKEFFRLAMRKLEAFTGVRVLTYCIMSNHWHALLEVPTLKGVVNDELCERIRSFYPKQRASAILEEFEWATKLAEETGSDLRLDELRQRYLSRMCNLSVFVKELKERFSKWYNRRNHRRGTLWEERFKSVLVENSDNAISTMAAYIDLNPVRAGLVDDPRDYRYCGYSEAVGGGARARQGIVCIMEMLGQDASWRKVSAQYRMLLFCAGEARENRTGMSPERVEKTLAEGGELDRFDLLRCRIRYFSDGVALGSRLFVEEVFETNRTLFSERRKDGARKMRGGNWNGLYSMRSLSHAVAAPT, encoded by the coding sequence ATGAGAAAGCCTCGGATTCTTGGAACAGCGGAGGGCAACTATTACCACGTGATGTCGCGGGTGGTGGATCGCCGCTATGTTTTCGGGGAGGAGGAAAAGGAGTTTTTCCGATTGGCCATGCGAAAGCTGGAAGCTTTCACGGGAGTGCGGGTGCTTACGTATTGCATTATGTCAAACCATTGGCATGCGTTGCTGGAAGTGCCTACCCTAAAAGGGGTTGTCAACGATGAGCTATGTGAACGCATCCGCTCCTTTTATCCGAAACAACGGGCGAGTGCGATTTTAGAGGAATTCGAATGGGCAACAAAGCTTGCAGAGGAAACCGGAAGCGATTTGCGACTGGATGAGTTGAGACAACGGTATTTGTCGCGCATGTGCAATTTGTCGGTTTTTGTGAAGGAGCTGAAGGAGCGGTTTTCGAAATGGTACAACCGTCGGAACCATCGGCGGGGAACGCTGTGGGAAGAACGCTTCAAGAGTGTTTTGGTGGAAAATTCGGATAATGCAATTTCAACCATGGCCGCCTATATCGACCTGAATCCCGTCCGGGCGGGGTTGGTGGATGACCCGCGCGACTACCGCTATTGCGGCTATTCTGAGGCCGTTGGGGGTGGCGCGCGTGCCCGTCAGGGAATCGTATGCATCATGGAAATGCTGGGGCAGGACGCAAGCTGGAGGAAGGTTTCGGCGCAGTATCGGATGCTCCTCTTCTGTGCCGGCGAGGCGCGCGAAAACCGTACTGGCATGAGTCCCGAACGGGTCGAGAAAACACTGGCCGAGGGCGGGGAGTTGGATCGATTTGATTTATTGCGATGTCGCATCCGCTATTTTTCGGACGGAGTTGCGCTGGGCAGCCGGCTCTTCGTTGAAGAGGTCTTTGAAACCAACCGAACGTTGTTCAGTGAACGCCGGAAGGATGGCGCGCGCAAGATGCGCGGGGGCAACTGGAACGGATTATACAGCATGCGGTCTTTATCGCACGCCGTTGCCGCACCGACATAA